The following coding sequences lie in one Vanacampus margaritifer isolate UIUO_Vmar chromosome 16, RoL_Vmar_1.0, whole genome shotgun sequence genomic window:
- the dub gene encoding duboraya, whose amino-acid sequence MQEGRGREIEERTAPRPSVAELAGRFKGSSPPPASETEKPVRRRPPRSLQLPKSHGDEQEKAAGVTSPVKAKRNSALIEKLQANLALSPAALLPSPKSPGFRLLAPFSPPPSPSPTAGSPLSTLTSPSPISTSLVTEEEGPVSFEAPPTAAEGSLLMNVNKSRARHSLKRRPPSRRHRKSSSGEEVDVAPEGTDTPTSQPDHKTTQGAGGDVINDDHLQDDKSEEIPKDVRNDCDIRLRGEEEDEKQDDGDEKENPDEVGVEGENQEKTSGEDPNNNQEEEEESHGSTCQS is encoded by the exons atgcaggAAGGACGTGGACGAGAAATTGAG GAGCGGACGGCGCCCCGGCCCTCTGTGGCTGAACTTGCCGGAAGGTTCAAAGGTTCATCTCCTCCCCCTGCCAGCGAGACA GAGAAGCCGGTCAGACGTCGACCTCCTCGCTCTTTGCAGCTGCCCAAAAGTCACGGAGACGAGCAGGAG AAAGCGGCAGGTGTGACTTCTCCTGTCAAAGCCAAGAGGAACTCCGCCCTGATTGAGAAGCTTCAG GCCAACCTCGCTCTGTCCCCCGCCGCCCTGCTGCCCTCACCCAAGAGCCCCGGCTTCAGGCTGCTAGCGCCCTTCAGCCCGCCGCCCTCGCCCAGCCCCACTGCGGGAAGCCCCTTGTCCACGTTGACGTCCCCGAGCCCCATTTCCACGTCTCTGGTGACCGAGGAGGAGGGGCCTGTGTCGTTTGAAGCCCCTCCTACAGCGGCGGAGGGGTCCCTCTTGATGAACGTGAACAAG AGCCGAGCTCGCCACTCCCTCAAGCGACGCCCTCCGTCACGCCGCCACAGGAAGTCCAGTAGTGGAGAGGAAGTGGATGTGGCCCCGGAGGGGACAGACACTCCCACAAGCCAGCCGGACCATAAAACAACGCAGGGCGCGGGAGGAGACgtcatcaatgatgatcattTGCAGGACGACAAATCAGAAGAAATCCCAAAAGACGTCCGGAACGATTGCGACATCCGTCtcagaggagaagaagaagatgagaaGCAAGACGATGGAGACGAGAAGGAGAATCCAGATGAAGTCGGAGTTGAGGGAGAGAACCAGGAGAAAACATCAGGAGAGGATCCAAACAAtaaccaagaagaagaagaagaaagtcac GGATCCACGTGTCAAAGTTGA
- the stim1b gene encoding stromal interaction molecule 1b isoform X1 — MARVCLWLVCVLSVCVGKGDRAQPDHQHHHSEEASDLCVMDRQSCEDENALLSFEAIRSIHKQMDDDADGTVDAAETDEFLREDLKYHDSKAKHSNFHRADLHISVQDMWDAWKNSEVYNWTGEQVEEWLQLSVELPQYAESFRRHGLDGKALPRLAVKNTTLTAAVLKILERSHAQKLQLKALDTVLFGPPSGRQNRWKDLVLGVSILAALGGCWFAYVQTRRSRDDLGKLMKDLEGLQRAEQSLLDMQEKLQKAQEDQRCVQVEKVKVEEELRNEINAAKQEAQRIRELREGTGNERSRQKYAEEELEQVRTALKKAERELESRAHWSPPDALQMWLQLTHEIEVQYYNIKRQSAERQLLQAREGAEKIKKKRSSLFGTFHVAHSSSLDDVDHKILSAKQALADVTAALREKLHRWQNIENLTGFCLVTNPGLGALAAALNLDPSFLGLRPATPQHLLLSDDLDDMDEDILSPGTLKYAAWQMDRRVSDLWPLSGIADNQSPWKLSAQSLMPPQQRTGDSAVMFSSQRDIMDRSDSDSPLPHSHSESRSPYGSKTHLLSNRLQSPRMRGGGGGSLEKSSSLGELRGISAAVLASSCSTRSLCITTAAADSPVLFSAVHTPPGWSPAEDGREEGESSGGGRRRNAFNKIFKKKK; from the exons AtggcgcgtgtgtgtttgtggctaGTGTGTGTCCTGAGCGTCTGTGTGGGCAAGGGTGACCGTGCCCAGCCGGACCACCAACATCACCATTCAGAAGAAGCATCAG ATCTGTGCGTAATGGACCGTCAGTCCTGTGAGGACGAGAACGCCCTGTTGAGTTTCGAGGCCATCCGCAGCATCCACAAGCAAATGGACGACGACGCCGACGGCACGGTGGACGCGGCCGAGACGGACGAG tttctgCGAGAGGATCTCAAGTATCACGACTCGAAAGCCAAGCACAGCAACTTCCACCGTGCAGACCTGCACATCAGCGTGCAGGACATGTGGGACGCCTGGAAGAACTCAGAAG TGTACAACTGGACAGGCGAGCAGGTGGAGGAGTGGCTGCAACTCAGCGTGGAGCTCCCCCAGTACGCCGAAAGCTTCCGGAGACACGGGCTGGACGGCAAGGCGTTGCCAAG GCTGGCGGTGAAAAACACCACCCTGACCGCGGCGGTGTTGAAAATTTTAGAGCGCAGTCACGCTCAGAAGCTCCAGCTAAAGGCGCTGGATACGGTGCTCTTTGGACCGCCGTCAG GCCGACAGAACCGGTGGAAGGACCTTGTGCTGGGCGTGTCCATCCTGGCGGCGCTGGGCGGCTGCTGGTTTGCTTACGTCCAGACGAGAAGGTCCAGGGACGACCTGGGCAAGCTGATGAAGGACCTGGAGGGTCTTCAGAGGGCCGAGCAGAGCCTGTTGGACATGCAGGAGAA GCTGCAAAAGGCGCAGGAGGACCAGCGCTGCGTTCAAGTGGAGAAAGTGAAAGTGGAGGAGGAGCTGAGGAACGAGATCAACGCGGCCAAGCAGGAAGCCCAGCGGATCCGTGAGCTGCGCGAGGGCACCGGGAACGAGAGGAGTCGGCAGAAGTACGCCGAGGAAGAACTGGAGCAG GTGAGGACGGCGCTGAAAAAGGCCGAGAGGGAGCTGGAGTCGCGGGCTCACTGGTCGCCGCCGGACGCGCTGCAGATGTGGCTGCAGCTGACGCACGAGATCGAAGTTCAGTACTACAACATCAAGAGGCAGAGTGCCGAGAGGCAGCTGCTGCAAGCGAGAGAGGGG GCTGAGAAGATCAAAAAGAAGAGAAGTTCTCTATTTGGAACGTTTCATGTGGCCCACAGCTCTTCGCTAGATGACGTAGACCACAAGATCCTTTCTGCCAA GCAGGCCCTGGCCGATGTGACGGCTGCGCTGCGAGAGAAGTTGCACCGCTGGCAGAACATCGAGAACCTGACGGGTTTCTGTCTGGTCACCAACCCAGGCCTGGGTGCGCTGGCCGCCGCCCTCAATTTGGACCCGTCATTCCTGGGCCTGCGACCGGCCACGCCGCAGCACCTCCTCCTGTCAGACGATCTGGATGACATGGACGAGGACATCCTGTCACCCGGGACGCTCAAAT ATGCAGCCTGGCAGATGGACCGACGAGTGAGCGACCTCTGGCCACTGAGCGGCATTGCGGACAACCAATCGCCGTGGAAGCTCTCCG CTCAGAGTCTGATGCCCCCGCAGCAACGGACGGGAGACTCGGCGGTGATGTTCAGCTCTCAGAG GGATATTATGGATCGCTCCGACTCGGATTCCCCCCTCCCGCACTCTCACAGCGAATCACGAAGCCCGTACGGCTCCAAGACACACCTCTTGTCCAATCGGCTTCAGAGCCCCAGgatgagaggaggaggaggaggaagtctGGAGAAGAGCTCAAGCCTGGGGGAGTTGCGAGGCATCTCGGCCGCCGTCCTGGCCTCTTCCTGCTCCACTCGTTCGCTGTGCATCACGACCGCCGCCGCCGACAGCCCCGTCCTGTTCTCGGCCGTCCACACGCCCCCCGGGTGGAGCCCCGCGGAGGACGGACGCGAGGAGGGCGAGTCGTCGGGGGGCGGCCGGCGCAGAAACGCCTTCAATAAAATcttcaagaagaagaaatga
- the stim1b gene encoding stromal interaction molecule 1b isoform X2 gives MDRQSCEDENALLSFEAIRSIHKQMDDDADGTVDAAETDEFLREDLKYHDSKAKHSNFHRADLHISVQDMWDAWKNSEVYNWTGEQVEEWLQLSVELPQYAESFRRHGLDGKALPRLAVKNTTLTAAVLKILERSHAQKLQLKALDTVLFGPPSGRQNRWKDLVLGVSILAALGGCWFAYVQTRRSRDDLGKLMKDLEGLQRAEQSLLDMQEKLQKAQEDQRCVQVEKVKVEEELRNEINAAKQEAQRIRELREGTGNERSRQKYAEEELEQVRTALKKAERELESRAHWSPPDALQMWLQLTHEIEVQYYNIKRQSAERQLLQAREGAEKIKKKRSSLFGTFHVAHSSSLDDVDHKILSAKQALADVTAALREKLHRWQNIENLTGFCLVTNPGLGALAAALNLDPSFLGLRPATPQHLLLSDDLDDMDEDILSPGTLKYAAWQMDRRVSDLWPLSGIADNQSPWKLSAQSLMPPQQRTGDSAVMFSSQRDIMDRSDSDSPLPHSHSESRSPYGSKTHLLSNRLQSPRMRGGGGGSLEKSSSLGELRGISAAVLASSCSTRSLCITTAAADSPVLFSAVHTPPGWSPAEDGREEGESSGGGRRRNAFNKIFKKKK, from the exons ATGGACCGTCAGTCCTGTGAGGACGAGAACGCCCTGTTGAGTTTCGAGGCCATCCGCAGCATCCACAAGCAAATGGACGACGACGCCGACGGCACGGTGGACGCGGCCGAGACGGACGAG tttctgCGAGAGGATCTCAAGTATCACGACTCGAAAGCCAAGCACAGCAACTTCCACCGTGCAGACCTGCACATCAGCGTGCAGGACATGTGGGACGCCTGGAAGAACTCAGAAG TGTACAACTGGACAGGCGAGCAGGTGGAGGAGTGGCTGCAACTCAGCGTGGAGCTCCCCCAGTACGCCGAAAGCTTCCGGAGACACGGGCTGGACGGCAAGGCGTTGCCAAG GCTGGCGGTGAAAAACACCACCCTGACCGCGGCGGTGTTGAAAATTTTAGAGCGCAGTCACGCTCAGAAGCTCCAGCTAAAGGCGCTGGATACGGTGCTCTTTGGACCGCCGTCAG GCCGACAGAACCGGTGGAAGGACCTTGTGCTGGGCGTGTCCATCCTGGCGGCGCTGGGCGGCTGCTGGTTTGCTTACGTCCAGACGAGAAGGTCCAGGGACGACCTGGGCAAGCTGATGAAGGACCTGGAGGGTCTTCAGAGGGCCGAGCAGAGCCTGTTGGACATGCAGGAGAA GCTGCAAAAGGCGCAGGAGGACCAGCGCTGCGTTCAAGTGGAGAAAGTGAAAGTGGAGGAGGAGCTGAGGAACGAGATCAACGCGGCCAAGCAGGAAGCCCAGCGGATCCGTGAGCTGCGCGAGGGCACCGGGAACGAGAGGAGTCGGCAGAAGTACGCCGAGGAAGAACTGGAGCAG GTGAGGACGGCGCTGAAAAAGGCCGAGAGGGAGCTGGAGTCGCGGGCTCACTGGTCGCCGCCGGACGCGCTGCAGATGTGGCTGCAGCTGACGCACGAGATCGAAGTTCAGTACTACAACATCAAGAGGCAGAGTGCCGAGAGGCAGCTGCTGCAAGCGAGAGAGGGG GCTGAGAAGATCAAAAAGAAGAGAAGTTCTCTATTTGGAACGTTTCATGTGGCCCACAGCTCTTCGCTAGATGACGTAGACCACAAGATCCTTTCTGCCAA GCAGGCCCTGGCCGATGTGACGGCTGCGCTGCGAGAGAAGTTGCACCGCTGGCAGAACATCGAGAACCTGACGGGTTTCTGTCTGGTCACCAACCCAGGCCTGGGTGCGCTGGCCGCCGCCCTCAATTTGGACCCGTCATTCCTGGGCCTGCGACCGGCCACGCCGCAGCACCTCCTCCTGTCAGACGATCTGGATGACATGGACGAGGACATCCTGTCACCCGGGACGCTCAAAT ATGCAGCCTGGCAGATGGACCGACGAGTGAGCGACCTCTGGCCACTGAGCGGCATTGCGGACAACCAATCGCCGTGGAAGCTCTCCG CTCAGAGTCTGATGCCCCCGCAGCAACGGACGGGAGACTCGGCGGTGATGTTCAGCTCTCAGAG GGATATTATGGATCGCTCCGACTCGGATTCCCCCCTCCCGCACTCTCACAGCGAATCACGAAGCCCGTACGGCTCCAAGACACACCTCTTGTCCAATCGGCTTCAGAGCCCCAGgatgagaggaggaggaggaggaagtctGGAGAAGAGCTCAAGCCTGGGGGAGTTGCGAGGCATCTCGGCCGCCGTCCTGGCCTCTTCCTGCTCCACTCGTTCGCTGTGCATCACGACCGCCGCCGCCGACAGCCCCGTCCTGTTCTCGGCCGTCCACACGCCCCCCGGGTGGAGCCCCGCGGAGGACGGACGCGAGGAGGGCGAGTCGTCGGGGGGCGGCCGGCGCAGAAACGCCTTCAATAAAATcttcaagaagaagaaatga